The window ACGGTTAATGTTGAGTTATGTTCATGTTGTGGACTTGTAAGCGTCCACAAGGTGGAGCTGTGCTGTAACAGAATAAAGAGGAGACGTCAACATGCTCTGAACTACAGTGTTGGATACTGTCTGGATCTAGTTTGAAAAATGTAGTGAGTGAATTAACGtcagaaaaaacacaataagTGGAAATGTTTCAAAACTTTACATCCTTCAATAGAAGTTTTTCAGGGTCcctgctatgtgtgtgtgtgtgtgtgtgtgtgtgtgtgtgagtaccgTGTATGCCAGTGAACTGTTGATCTTGTTAACCAGCCATGTGAAGGTGCGGAGATGgggacacactcacacacacacacacacacacacacacacacacaccgtcaggAGGAGtcgagacagacagacggacaatAACAGTGTTACACAATGGATAAATGGCTGAACAGTTAGCTAAAGATAACAGCTGAAATATTAACTGAAAGTGATGGATAATTGTCTGAGAcagataaaaataatcaataaattattaaaatagtactggataaatggttaaaatatTTAGCTATGAGTAATAGATAAACTGCAGCTAAAGATAATGGGTTAACAGCTCAAATGGTGGTGCAGCAACTGTCAGAGGAACTCCAACACACCATCATAATTTCTACTTCACTGCTGAGAATGTcgtaaaacaaaaatgttgcacCCTCTGCTAAAAGTGATCCCTCCTCTCGCTTAAACTAAGTGAAGGAAGCTTCATAAATAACTCAGCTTTCAGTACTAGTGTGAGAGGAACTGTGAGATGCTTGATAAATACCAGCCTGGGctttatatataaaacaaatatcCCATCTCCCTCCTGGCCTGTTAGGAGTGTTCATGAGCCGGCTCGGGCTGCGTCTTACCCTGGTCAGGTACTTTatctgtgtgtcagaggtgaTGCAGACGGTGCCTTCCTCTCCGCCATACTGCACATTCCCCAGGTGGAGCACACTGGCAATTATGTTCAACAGCTCCTACAGGGAGagaagatggagggagggaaggagggaagaaATAAGGATAAGGGACGGAAAATGAAAGATAAAGTGTGAcaaagaagcagagagagagagagagagaacaaaggTGAAGAGATGAGAGGCCGCAGCACGATAAGATTACACAGGTCTGTAGTTGCTGCCTATCTTTACGACTGTGACCGACTTCTGGGCAGATAAAGGTGGCTCtgattaaaataaagttaagacTGGAGCAGGACACGAATGTGCACCGACGATCAGAGCAGGGCCGCAACACTCTCACACCTGCTCCGCACTTTATGAGCAGTGTGAGATCTACAAGGCTCTGGATGCAAGCCCAGACTCATGAGCGTGTAGGAAGACTCCCACACTGAGCACAAATAAGTTCTCACCatataacaacacacacacacacacacacacacacactgagctctgtccaacaaacactttcaaacacaaacatccacagtGTCAGTCTGAAGCAGAAACAGCTCGGCCCCCTCAGGCACATGGAGTACTTCACTGTTCATGGTGCAACCTGTGGTGTTGGGACACTTACACACGTACTGGGAGAGCTGGAATGTTTGTTCAAGTTTATCTGAGGTAAACCTCAACTTTTTAAAAGAATGTAGTAGTCGTCAGATGAGTGTAACTGCAACATATTTCATATATAAGCTTCATAAAATGTAGCAggaagtagggctgggcaatacgGACAAAAATGTATATCTCGGTATTTCCTGTGCAATGGActacatgttttcagctgcaagtcaaagcctcatttgagatgtcacaaacacttttataaaaacagataaaaatcaaaataaaatgcaaagacagagaTTTTATtcacctgtttgaaaatatgcagctgcacctccaaaacacggggatataacatgctaatgttattagcacaagcctatggcattttacattgtataaattagcctagcagctagcagagatttcctctgctcatatgaagccacgataaatcacacacaagacttaaaatgctatttttgtggaggctttattgtcttcacagtttattgtttcttatctgtgaaattaaagtaaataaaagtttccactgagggaaatggtttcagctcacagaaacagacaggagggcTGCGTCgctgtgacgtgtagttacatttctggggaggtgcacgtcaggctacggctcTGAGAGGTGTTGcaggagaacttgtgagtgagagatgcacactggcaTGTGTCATGTAACGCACCTCGACCCTATATCGATATAACTGGTGTataaatttatatcttgcttgaaaatatagcGATACATCGTACATGGTCTTTATGTCGCCTGGCCCTGGTGGAAAGATTTCAAAGCTTCCACCTCCTCTGTCTTCTTCAGGGAGAAAGAGACTCGTACTCCAAGTTTCTCAAGTTTATGCATCGATAATCGTTTTATAATTGAACCCCGAATCGTAATTGAATCAAACCGTGAGGTGCCTGGAGATTCCCATCTGTGCTACTCTGAGTgacaaacaaacatgtcagGCGTGATTTACGCAGCTCACACTTGGTCCTCACCTCCACCTCTTCCTCGCTGAAGCCAATCACAGTCAAGGCTTTCTTCACCGTCTTCCAGTCGCTGCGGTCGTTGATGGAGCTCACTTTGGGACAGTTACCctgtggaaaacacacacacacacacataatatgTTTATCACCTACGTCAGTGTTTCACGTCCTGGTGAATTAATTAACACGTCCGGCAGAATCCATAAAGCAGGTGATGTGTAAACAGCTGTTTACATGTAAAGTAAACACCTATTTATGTGTGATGTAAACACCTCTTTAGACAAACACACGTATGAGTTGTTTTTGCTCAGTGGTTgtcgctgtgtgtgtttatcgaGTGGAGGGTTCAGCGAGTGCCTTAAGGCAGATTTCCCCCCTGAGGAAAGCTTTCTCTCGCTGCACTGAGAGTCCCTGACTTAGAGCCTATTAACCAGAACTCTcactgggacacacacacacacacacacacacacacacacacaccaatggcTTATGAcaggatggagagagggagcaggcgTGAGTGAGAGAAAGATTTACTGCAACCTCCCTGCAGTATTTACAGATGATTTATATTCACACACAGGTTTCCCTCCACACCAGCATCAGGGGGTTTATGGACAACAACTTTACTgagatttaaagggacagttcagtttgtttcatttttgaagtggggctgtgtGGGCTACTCCTCCATTCACAGCATattacacacagtagatgtcagtcagcacgcccccagttttcCGGCATCTTTTTAGACGCgcgtagacgctgaaaagttaaagttaaaggcATTCTGGGGATGCAGTTCCAGCAAAGGCTTCAGCCTCTCCTGGCACTCCCGGCCCAGCGAAGCAAGTTTAGTTGCATGAACAAACTCACTCACTCCCTGCTGGTAACGTATGTAACGTTCCAATAACCGGTTGAGTGAGACACACACTGGCAGTTTCATGTTGGGTTGTACCTTCGTGCCTCGTGTCTACAACTCACAATAAAGCAGTGAAAGGAGAAAATGAGTGTGACAGAGCGAGAGGAAATTGTCGATAAATGAGGAAAGGTCAGTTTGCCAGTTTGGCAGTACGTCGGATTTTATAAATCTGACAAAAGTCAGACCAATGTTGTTTGCAAACTGTGCATGGTCGCCGTCCCTGCCAAGACTGGGAATACAACAAACCTTTTTTATCACCTCAGCCGCTCTCACCCGTTGGAGTACAGCAGTATCAAACCGCCATCAACTGCTGGTACAAGTGAAACACCACAGAAGCGGCAACAGACTACCATGGAGAGGTACTCGGCAGCAGTGCCTTATGACAAAACTTCCAAACGTTACAAAGAAATAACGGAGGCAGTTGCTTTATCACTTAGCTAAGGACATGCTACTGCAAAGCACGGTTGAGAAGCCTGGGTACAAGAATCTTATCCAAGTTCTTGACCGCCGATATATTCTACCAGGCTGAAAGCACTTTTCCAAGACGGCTGTTCCTCACCTTTACCTGATGTGCAGGGAATCTGTAGAAAAGGAGATGATGACAGCAAAGTATTTTGCCGGACATGTGGTCAAGCCGCACTTGTGAACCGTACCTTAGCTTGACTACTCACGTCATCAACAATAACTGGGTTttgaaaacacatattttcctgAAGACCACACAGGGGAGATAATAGCAGATGGCTTGAAGGAGGCTCTGTTGTCCTGGAGTCTGactgaggagaaaatggtgtGCATCGCCACAGACAGGCGGTGCAAGTATAGTGAAGGCTACTTCACTTAACAACTGGACACGGCCGCAGTGCTTCGGCCATCATTTGCACGCAGCAATTGGTGAGTACTAtgttaataacaataatgtatagcacctttcatacaagaaatgcaacTGAAAGCACTTAACAACAGAGTTACATACACCCAGTGCTTCACgatgaatataaaacatgttaaaaatcttTCTTTCTGTATCACTGTTTATTTCCTAACTTTTGGAATTGATGGTAACTAGTATTATCTTttcaaaatgttaatgtttaatgttaatgtttaacTTTATTAGCCAATCGACTTTACTTTTTACTTACACTGGTGTTGTTGTATTTCTGCAGGTGCTGCAGGAAGGATAAAAGAGTGGAAAGAGCTGTTGGTGTGTGCAAGAAAGTGGTCTCTGCCTTCTCCTACTCATGGAAGAAAAAGAGGGAGCTCTCTAAAGCTCAGGAACGCCTCCATCTCCCAAAACACCAGCTGGTCACAGAGTCATTAACCAGGTGGGGCTCAAGACAGAAGGTGGTGTCAAGGGTCCTGGAACAACAAAAGGCAATCGCTGAAGTTTTGTCTGCAGACAAAAACAGCAGGCACCTGATCCCAACGTGGCAGGACATTGATGTTCTCGAGTCACTTAACTCCTCTTCTGAAGTTTACAGACCCCCTTTCTGGGGAGTCATAGGTGACGGTCTCCTTCGTGAAGCCAGTGCTCCACCTGTTCCGCACAAATttgctaaaaataaatgaacaggaCACCCAACTCATCAAAGACCTGAAGACCAAGATAATGACCTATCTTGATGAGAAATATGCCGACTCTGCAACAGATGATCTCCTTGACATGGCTGCCTTGGTGGACCCTAGGTTCAAGGCACAATACATCAGACCGGAGAAGGTAGTGGACATTAATGAAAGAGCAGTGTCTGAGATGATGGATGAAGACCCAGGCCAATCACAGGCAGGGGCTCCAGAGGGAACAGCAGACCAGGGTGCAGAAGGAGGAGCTGCCGCTGAACCACCTCTGCCACTgggtgtgaagaagcagcggaaATCGTGAGGCAGTttcttcaaaaaacaaaatcaagaggatgaagatgatgcCTCACCTCTCACTGGTGGGCAAAACGTCACGAAAGTGAGCTGGAAAGCTACATGATGTGCCTTgatgcagacagtgagtctGACCCCCTGGAGTGGTGGAGGTTACACCAGCACAACTTTCCAAGAGTGTCCCAACTTGCCAAAAAATACTTGTGCATCCAAGCCACCAGCACCCCTTCTGAAAGAATTTTTAGCACTGGGGGAAATACTGTCACCTGTACCAGGTTGAACGGTGCTTGcttgagttattttttttatgtacatgCTGGTTTGATATTGCCATAATAACTGGACTGCGTAACAGGTTTGTGTCATGTCAGATGTTCAGACAGTGACTACCTCAAGTTTATTCTAATTTCTATGTTTACAAAATACTTTGCACTGTGCACAAGATAATTTGTTAGAATTTATTTGTGTATATTGTTACATGTACCCGTATGGCCTTAAAGCCTGAGAAGGTGAAACAGTTTACCTGGCCAAAAACTGGAGTGAAACCATGCTTGagttgtttttgagttatttttatgCTGGTTCTGACTGTTTGTTACAGGTCAATTATGTTAATCTctgttcatttcttttttttacaaagtactttgcacttttttttaaagaagtttaagcatttatttaatgtttacatttgcacattaaccagtacatttatttatttgactgtttttcatggttaTGTTGACCTCTTTTTCCCCTATGTTCATTTGTTCATTACTGAGGAAaggttacatttaaaataaaaatgtttaaatttaacatttttgtctcCTGGTCCTAAAATTCAATAATTATCGATATCAACTGATATGAAACACTTATATCGTGATACATTTTTcagccatatcgcccagccctagtacaAAATGCAAATAACCTTAATTGTGaagcaggctgcaaaatctgatgcagagggggagggaatatcacctacttggaggaggtctgcactctctgagtgcttttctagttttagATCAGCTCATTTtaggctttttaaattgttctcTCTTCTAAATGTGTTACAAATCCTCAAATTAAATACTTCACAATCTATTCCAGTGTAATCAATTGTTATATTAGcgttcattattattatttggcaCACTATTTTCCCAGGTCAAGAAAGTTCATGAGCTCCCCTGTTCACCTAAACTAACCTTACCAGATGACACATGGATCTGACTATTTCAATTTGCTTACTTATGTTTTTCCTTGCCTGCATCAAGGTGGACTATTATTGAGCTCTGTCTTTAATAGTCTATTGCTTTTCTTTTGAAACAGAACGTTGCTACAAAGGGtgataatagaaaaatatagCTCAAGTATCAAAAGCAAACTTTCATGCTAAAAAACtgcttttcacattaaaagaaacaaaagatcagtcttttctctgtattttctaCACAAAACCTTTAACCTGAGTGAAACTGAATCAACAGAAGTTCAGCCTGACTTGAATATTTACAGCTATGTCAGATAATGACAAGAGACATAAGAtgaattttgttatttttaattcGTGTAATTGTGATCGAATTGTATAACATGAAACCAATTAGCTTTTGCTGCAtggcttgaaaaaaaaagaaaagaaaaaaaacgggCGAAccggagcacccggagaaaacccactaCCACGTGAGGTAGActacacacaaactcacaaagGCTCAGGACTGGGAATCGAACCCTCAACTGTGAGATTGTGCTGCTGACTACCAAGGTGGTCCTGAGAGCTCTGCACCAGCTCCACTACTTCCTGAAAGGAAGCAGGCATGAGTGTTTCCTGTCCTACACTATTGGATTAAGTGATTAATCAGGTGTGCGGTACACCCAGCACACAGCTGATTAATCACTTAATCCAATAGTATAGGACAGGAAATACTCATGCTGGTGCACAGAGCCCATTGCATTCATGTTGGAGGAAAAAGGCCTCACGCCAATTTTTTCCTCCAGCATGAATCCTGTCACCTAAATGGAAGTGACTCTGGCCTGGGTCCAAGTGAAGGGCTTAGAGATAGCTTGGCCCAGACTGGAAAAGAGTCTGCAGATGGCACTTCGTTGCTTCGGTGGCTTCATCAGATGATGTTTGAAGGTGCTGGCTACGTGATCGATTTCTTGTTCTCCTCGGTTCATTCTCAGAAGAACAAGCTCAGCACAGCCCCAGGATTTACACAAATCCTTGAAAACGGCCTTGTCGAGTCTTTCAAAAGTTGCTGGGGAGATTTCAAAATCAGCTCCCTCAACCTCTGACCATATCCTACTGGAAAGGTGGTCAACGATGACATAGAGGTCTTCAGATCTGGCGTGGATCTTAGCCTTTTTACAGACTCTGGTGACAAGCTTGTTAACAAGTAATCTGACAGAGAGTCTGTTTATCTCTGAATCCTGGTCTGGTGGTAAGTGGAGCGCCGGTTCAGCACCTGTCTCAGGTACTGTGACTGCGGCTGCTGGTGAGGTTGGCTCAGTGGCATTTAAAGCCGTCATGACATTGTCACAATGGATGCCAGTCTGATATGTCAGCCACCACCTCAGCAGTACCTGGAAACGCCACACTGTGCTGCAAGTAGCCCTCCTGATGATGGCCTGTGTATTTCTGAATGGTCCAAGCTGACAAAATGACTCTCGAGTCATCCCGTCGATGGTGTATTCAGAAAGGAGGCTCCTCAGTGCCTCTGTAAAGACCAGGTCTCTACCCTCTGCGATATGTTGCAGGTTTTCTAACTGCCTCTCTTCATCAGCTGGGTGTTTCTCACTACCCTCTGGTTGGAGCAGTTCAGATACAGAGTCAGCAAAGGATTGCAGTGATTCTCTGCTTTTCACTTTGCTTTTTGGCGAGAAAATTCTCTTCAGATTTCTCGCAGCACGATGTATCAACTGTTTGGCATACTGTTTAGCCAACAGAAGAGTTATCTTGGGTTTATCTGCCCTGACTGCTGCACCAGCAGACTCGCTGATGTCACTCACGACACTGTCACTCTCCTGGTAGGTGTCACGCAGCAAGACATCACGCTCAGCGTCAGAGGCATCATCCAGTAAATTATCTAGGATATCTCCCAGCTCCTTAGACACTATTTTCTGGGCCTGAGATTTTCTACTTTCTGAGCTGTCCGCCGATTGCTTTGAGTCAGTCTCAGGGCTTCCTACCTGCACAGGTAATGAACTGCAGCTCTCATCATGATCATCATTCTCTATGTCCACAACCTCTAGATCTCCAGGTGAAGATTTTTGACACAGGCAAGCaaatgatgtagttttgctgatgAATGACCGGATCATGGATCGAGCGTGCTCAACCATGTCATTAAGTCTACGGGAGGGAGTCACGTGAGGCATAAACCGACTCTCTGCATCTCTGCTCGTCGTGATGGCGGAGTTGACGCTTTTAGATACCTCCTCGGACATGATTTTAATCAAGCTCTGTGAGCTGATGTCAGGGTCTGCAGTGTCTATTCCCAGAGCTTGAGCAAAAGCTTCTGGCACTGCGTTGCCCATCGTGGACGCAACATGATCCTCAGGTATCTTTGTGTTAGCTGTCAAATTGGCAGAATGGGAGTTAATAAGATATACCACCATATCTAACAGTAGCTCCGCCAGCCTAACTGTGATGGCATTATCTGGTCTACCATCCCTCATCACTAGAAGCTGAGCTCctgacagctgctgcaaaaatCTATCCACAAAAGGACGAAATTGGTCCACTCCAAACTGGGATGTCTCTGCCATTTTATCTAAAACGACGATGACGGTCTAGAACAGCACGTGCAATGCGATGCGCGTCTTACAAAATTCAGACCTGTGCCCCTATTTACTAAGTCACAGTCGAGTGTAACGTGATGTCACAAAGGCAAATTTCAGAAAGACATTCTAAAAGCTGATGACATCACCAAGCAAATCTGCTTAACTCCTCCCCCTAAACAAATGACTGCAGCTTAGCAACCGTTGCTAAGCACCGGCAGCACACTGTGTGACATTAAAAACAGGTGGAGATTCACACCAGCTGGCTCCTGCTGATCAAACATCCCACAGACTGTCATTCTGCTGCAACAGCTGACTAAAAATCAGGACTTTTTGTCTTCTGTTCTGACAGTGAAACATGTTCAAAAAATGCTCACTGTGATAATTAACTGTACAAGTGCTTCTGGCTTTTGGATGACAACAACAGAGCACCAGCAGCATACAAGTCACATAGCTAACACGCTAGCTTGGCACAAGTTATAGCTCATTCATTGTTTCTCATGGATGATATTAATGGAAAAATCTTCTCaacatttcttgctgcttttttttacCTGCTCTCTCCGTTTGACTCTGGTGACGGCCTTTTGTAGCCTCAATTCCGGCTCCATTTGCAACccttcagattcagattgacttCGTTTGTCCCGCAGACTCAGCACAAGTCTGTCCCTCACCATCTCATCACGTAGAGCCCTGTAACAGCAGTGCTCCGCCATGCAGGCAGTGCAGCGCCGTAATGAAACTGTTGGCCGTCTTGCCCGTTTCTTGAAGCCGCTGATTAAACTTTACTGTCTCAAAGATCACATTCCTGCCATTCTCTTCTGCTTGTGTCTCCAATCCAGAAGCAACACAGAATCTGTCGAAGCGTTTAATCCATTTAGGCCAGTCTTCAGCCTTCAAAGTGAACTTTACCGGTGGGGAGACTTGAAACCCGGCCATGTCACTGCTTTGTTTCGCTAACTGTGGCTAGGCTAGGTAGCTCCGTAGATAGTCTTCCGGTACTGCTAACTTTAGCCTGACAGGCTGGGacctttatacagtctatggctggGACCTATCACTACAGTTGACCCACATCTTCCGAAGCTGCTGGAGCATCCGTGGGCGGTGTTGTTGTCTCGCTAATGTTTGTTTAGCAGCAGGCTaacctggggcctgtatcacgaagcaggattaatgtctcagcaaggtaacttcagggttaaccctgggttttcggtctcacgaagccggttcagttcttatcggggtagatcaccatggtaacttactctgaacggctatttATGtgccggagcagggtaagttcaggttgaatctgatcctgtaaaagcaccacccactcaGCTGTTCGGAAAATGGTCCGCTGACAGAacatgcagcccagtcatgggAAGTTCAAAGTCCGTGTAAAGTGAGAATAAATATGTCATCTGAGTTTGACATACCACAGAAAAAGTTTTGTAAGACCCTGTCAAATTTGAACGATTAAAAAAACTAATCGCCAAATGTATGAAATTAGGCTTCAAAGTGTGACAGTGTAAAAATCagcctctgtctctgctctcaaCGCTGTGGGCGTGTCCGCCAGAGATGCAGAAACCCCGCCCCCTACCACGTgtcacctgtcaatcaaagtCACCACCGCTACCAGGAAAATGGATGCATCTCTGAACTTTGTTCTCCAACCGCAGCCTGACATGTTTGAGCCACCAGAGCCAGAATGCAGCTCTGAGCCAGAGGACACTGACCCCTTGACAGTGGACCTCGGTCCTCTCTGTCTGCAACAGAGTGGTCATTTTATTTCTCCCCATTATAAATAGCAATGTGTGTAACTGTCTATTATAACCCAACGATAGCTTAATTAAGCTAGGCTATggaatttaatttcatttagtttATTTGATAGGGACAATGCAGGTTAACATAGTAACACTTCCACTCCTTACAAACAAGTCAATGTGACTGATGTTCTGCATACAGAGATTATAGCCAATGCTAGTTTCCAACTCCCGTCCCTAGTTAGGCTTTTAGTAAAAGAAAAGATAAGAAAAAGACATCAAAATTACATAccaatacaataaaatgtacagtacatCTGAAATCATACCAAGTCATGACCCATTAAAAGTGCATGCAGCTCTGATTTTGTTTCAGCCagactttaacattttattaaaaatccTGATGTCTCAGGTTAGTTTTATTTGGTCGGTAGTGAGTTCCACATCTGGGGGCCCTTTATAGAGAAGGCTGATTGCCCAAAGGAGGTCTTACGGCGCAAGATTTTACAGTTACCTCTTGCTGTACCCCTGGTGATCCTATCACTATTTTGTCTGCTAAAAAGACTGCACAGAACATCTGGTGCCGAGTTCTGCAAACACTTAAAAACcagtttaacagaggaaaaTTTTAGGAAATTATCAAAACTAAGCAAATTGTACTGCTTCAAAATGTGACAGTGATGCCACCTTATAGGTTTCTTGGCCATTATTTTTAAGGTTTGATTATACAGAGATGCAATTAACTTAACTGTAGTTGGAGAGGCCTGACTCCACACTGTAACACAATACGAGATATGGCATGCATATAGAGCTGTGCCGCTTTGATTGGTATATGATGTCTAATTAGTGTGAAgaaatttaaattgtttttgatATCTTTTTGACATGTTTGTCAAATTTGAGTCTGGAATCCAGAACTACACCCAAATATTTAAAATCCTTTACCATCTCAATTTCCTCTCCCTGCAATGTTATGCAAACTTTTTCTGATTGTGGTCTGTTTTTGATGGAGAAGCACATGGAAACTGTCTTTTTCTTATTTAGTGAGCTTGTTATCATAAAAATGACATACCCTGCTCAAAAATGAAGATAATATCTCCGCTGCCTCACTTGATGTCTTAGCTGACGCGTATATGACTGTGTCGTCTGCATAAAGCTGACAACCAGCTGACAACCAGCCCCCAGCCAGCTTTCAGGCAGGTCGTTAATGTAAAAGACGAATAAAACGTCTTCGGTCACTTTAGCACACtgtgcttagcttagcttagcctcTACAGCCAAGCATCAATCTAGCAGGCATCATGTAATATTTT is drawn from Epinephelus fuscoguttatus linkage group LG5, E.fuscoguttatus.final_Chr_v1 and contains these coding sequences:
- the LOC125889200 gene encoding unconventional myosin-Ic-A-like produces the protein MCVCVCFPQGNCPKVSSINDRSDWKTVKKALTVIGFSEEEVEELLNIIASVLHLGNVQYGGEEGTVCITSDTQIKYLTRINSSLAYTDDSYKNCSVIGLLDIYGFEVFQNNRQPPSSKQVWRN